A genomic region of Bacteroidota bacterium contains the following coding sequences:
- a CDS encoding GNAT family N-acetyltransferase — protein MSALTMADCPALVEHLKDKEISDFTLAIPFPYQLSGAEWFVNFTQQRKEKLKHNRDWAIRKADGELIGVISFVGDVSRKNIYSAEIGYWLAKKYWGVGIMSNSVNALCSLAFKEHKYVRLEAPVFAHNIGSQRVLEKCGFELEGRLKRAYYKNENFFDSLLYAKVI, from the coding sequence TTGTCAGCACTCACAATGGCTGATTGCCCTGCATTGGTGGAGCATTTAAAGGATAAAGAAATTTCTGATTTCACATTAGCAATCCCTTTCCCTTATCAATTAAGCGGTGCAGAGTGGTTTGTAAATTTTACGCAACAACGCAAAGAAAAGCTAAAGCACAATAGAGATTGGGCTATTCGAAAGGCAGATGGCGAATTAATTGGTGTTATTAGTTTTGTAGGCGATGTATCAAGAAAAAATATATACTCGGCCGAAATAGGCTATTGGTTAGCAAAAAAATATTGGGGAGTAGGTATTATGTCTAACAGCGTGAATGCGTTGTGCAGCTTGGCTTTTAAAGAACACAAGTATGTAAGGTTGGAAGCTCCAGTGTTTGCGCACAATATTGGTTCTCAACGTGTACTTGAAAAGTGTGGCTTTGAGTTGGAGGGGCGATTAAAAAGGGCGTACTATAAAAACGAAAATTTTTTTGATTCACTATTGTATGCAAAAGTAATTTAA
- a CDS encoding acyl-CoA carboxylase subunit beta: protein MQPKITELENKIKEAHLGGGEKRIESQHKKGKLTARERIHFLLDEGTFEEIGMFVTHRSTDFGLDKEKYLGDGVVTGYGNINGRLVYVFSQDFTVFGGSLSETHAEKICKIMDLAMKNGAPVIGLNDSGGARIQEGVVSLGGYADIFYRNTLASGVVPQLSAIMGPCAGGAVYSPAITDFILMVENTSYMFVTGPNVVKTVTHEEVTSEQLGGASAHSTKSGVTHFACANEIDCINHIKQLLSYMPSNCEEDAPVVEYKAGNEKRTKLNSIIPDNSNQPYDIRDVITEVVDGETFLEVHKNFAENIVVGFARIAGRSIGVVANQPAFLAGVLDIHSSTKAARFVRFCDSFNIPLLVFEDVPGFLPGTDQEWNAIITNGAKLLYAFCEATVPRITVITRKAYGGAYDVMNSKHIGADMNYAWPSAEIAVMGAKGAAEIIFKKEISEAKNPEEKLKEKEQEYIKTFANPYRAAERGFVDEVIKPEDTREKLIKAFKMLENKVAKLPKKKHGNIPL from the coding sequence ATGCAACCGAAAATAACCGAACTAGAAAATAAAATAAAAGAAGCTCATTTGGGTGGTGGAGAAAAGCGTATTGAATCTCAACACAAAAAAGGAAAGCTTACAGCACGCGAACGAATTCATTTTTTGTTGGACGAAGGAACCTTTGAAGAGATCGGGATGTTTGTTACACACCGCTCCACAGATTTCGGATTGGATAAAGAAAAATATTTAGGAGATGGTGTGGTAACCGGCTATGGCAATATCAATGGGCGATTGGTGTATGTGTTCTCTCAAGACTTTACCGTATTTGGAGGATCGCTTTCAGAAACGCATGCAGAAAAAATTTGTAAGATAATGGATTTGGCCATGAAGAATGGTGCTCCTGTTATAGGTTTGAATGACAGTGGGGGAGCGCGTATTCAAGAGGGTGTTGTTTCTCTGGGTGGATATGCTGATATATTTTATAGAAATACCTTGGCTTCCGGAGTTGTTCCTCAGCTTAGCGCTATTATGGGCCCGTGTGCAGGTGGTGCGGTGTATTCCCCGGCAATTACAGATTTTATATTGATGGTTGAGAATACTTCATACATGTTTGTTACCGGTCCCAATGTGGTAAAAACAGTAACACATGAAGAGGTTACATCAGAACAATTAGGTGGAGCGTCCGCACACTCAACTAAATCAGGTGTTACACACTTTGCATGTGCCAACGAAATTGATTGTATTAATCACATAAAGCAATTGTTGAGTTACATGCCATCTAACTGTGAGGAAGATGCACCTGTAGTTGAATACAAAGCAGGTAATGAAAAACGAACAAAATTAAATTCTATTATTCCCGACAACTCTAATCAGCCGTATGATATACGAGATGTGATTACCGAAGTTGTTGATGGTGAAACATTTTTAGAGGTACACAAAAATTTTGCGGAGAATATTGTAGTAGGCTTTGCGCGTATTGCAGGACGCAGTATTGGTGTGGTTGCAAATCAACCGGCTTTTTTAGCCGGAGTATTGGATATTCACTCTTCAACGAAAGCAGCTCGATTTGTGCGCTTTTGCGACTCTTTTAATATTCCACTGCTTGTGTTCGAGGATGTGCCTGGCTTTTTGCCTGGTACCGACCAAGAGTGGAATGCAATTATTACAAACGGAGCTAAATTACTATATGCTTTCTGTGAAGCTACGGTGCCGCGTATTACAGTAATTACCCGCAAAGCATACGGTGGTGCGTATGATGTAATGAACTCCAAGCACATTGGTGCTGATATGAACTATGCTTGGCCATCAGCTGAAATCGCGGTAATGGGAGCAAAAGGAGCCGCTGAAATTATTTTCAAAAAGGAAATTAGTGAAGCAAAGAATCCGGAAGAAAAATTGAAAGAGAAAGAACAAGAGTATATTAAAACATTTGCAAATCCTTATCGTGCAGCTGAAAGAGGGTTTGTTGATGAAGTAATAAAACCGGAAGATACTCGTGAAAAATTAATCAAAGCATTTAAAATGCTGGAGAATAAGGTTGCTAAATTACCAAAGAAAAAACACGGAAATATTCCGTTGTAA
- a CDS encoding ABC transporter ATP-binding protein, which translates to MALIETRNLSKWFRDPVDFQALNSINVSIDQSEFVSIIGSSGSGKSTLLYVLSTLDTDYEGQIFFDGEDLSKKNKNELAEIRNQKIGFVFQFHYLLPEFTVLENVSLPAIKLAKYSEAEIQERAYQKLDMLGLRDQALKKANKLSGGQQQRVAIARALINDPLIIMGDEPTGNLDTKNSDLVFDIFKTLKEEFKQTILVVTHDMGFANKTDRIITLSDGKVV; encoded by the coding sequence ATGGCATTAATTGAGACAAGAAATTTAAGTAAATGGTTTAGAGATCCGGTAGATTTTCAAGCCCTTAATTCTATTAATGTTAGCATTGATCAGTCAGAATTTGTTTCTATTATTGGATCTTCGGGCAGTGGAAAATCTACATTACTTTATGTGCTAAGTACATTAGATACAGACTACGAGGGACAAATCTTTTTTGATGGAGAAGATTTAAGTAAGAAAAATAAAAATGAATTGGCAGAAATTCGCAATCAAAAAATAGGATTCGTTTTTCAGTTTCATTATCTATTACCCGAGTTTACAGTGTTAGAGAATGTTTCATTACCCGCTATAAAATTGGCAAAATATTCCGAAGCAGAAATACAAGAACGCGCCTACCAAAAACTTGACATGCTCGGATTAAGAGATCAAGCCTTAAAAAAAGCAAACAAATTATCCGGAGGACAACAGCAACGTGTAGCTATTGCGCGAGCGCTTATTAACGACCCTCTCATCATTATGGGTGATGAGCCCACCGGAAACTTAGATACAAAAAACAGTGATTTGGTATTCGATATATTTAAAACACTAAAAGAAGAATTCAAACAAACCATTCTAGTTGTTACCCACGACATGGGGTTTGCCAACAAAACAGATAGAATAATTACATTGAGTGATGGAAAAGTGGTGTAA
- a CDS encoding ABC transporter permease — translation MINTKSPTVRIAITHLLSKKRQTLVAMLGVTFGIAMFIFQAGLMSGFQSTFIDQTINTTANIRIYNEANKNRPSIVSRIDTASNKWIVVRNQKPKEEQPKIKNGYQIISILEKDPEVIGVSPFLGSQAIFKLGLAQVSGRVAGVDIIKENMLFNVEKYMTQGNILKLQTINNGIILGEGLAELLGAKINDNMYVISPTGVTLEMKVVGVNKSGLTEVDKSRAYINIRNAQKLLNVDGSYITDINIKLKNIDKAQHLALLYEEKFGYKATDWVTANANIFGVFKIQNMVTYLVIASILVVSGFGIFNILTMIIYEKMPDIAILKAIGYKDKDIRKIFLTESLVIGFIGGILGLILGGLLQKIIGSIKMDIKGFISSDHLTFNSSPYFFITAFVFGIVVTAVAGYLPARKASKVDAIDIIRGK, via the coding sequence ATGATAAATACAAAATCGCCCACAGTCCGAATTGCTATTACACACTTGCTTTCTAAAAAGCGACAAACATTAGTTGCCATGTTAGGAGTAACATTCGGCATTGCCATGTTTATTTTTCAAGCCGGCTTAATGTCAGGATTTCAAAGCACTTTTATTGACCAAACAATAAATACAACTGCCAATATTAGAATCTATAACGAAGCCAACAAAAATAGACCTTCTATTGTTTCAAGAATAGATACCGCTTCCAACAAATGGATCGTAGTACGAAATCAAAAACCGAAAGAAGAACAACCTAAAATAAAAAATGGATACCAAATTATTTCCATTCTTGAAAAAGACCCTGAAGTTATTGGGGTATCGCCTTTTCTAGGATCTCAAGCAATATTCAAATTGGGTTTAGCACAAGTTTCGGGAAGGGTTGCTGGTGTTGATATTATTAAGGAAAACATGCTGTTTAATGTAGAAAAGTACATGACACAAGGAAATATACTTAAGCTACAAACCATTAATAATGGAATTATTTTAGGTGAAGGATTGGCCGAATTGCTTGGCGCCAAAATAAATGACAACATGTATGTTATTTCTCCCACCGGTGTTACACTAGAAATGAAAGTTGTTGGTGTTAACAAGTCCGGGTTAACAGAGGTAGACAAATCTCGAGCATACATTAATATTAGAAACGCTCAAAAGCTGCTTAATGTGGATGGTTCTTACATTACCGACATTAATATTAAACTAAAGAATATAGACAAGGCACAACATCTCGCTCTGCTTTACGAAGAAAAATTTGGATACAAAGCTACCGACTGGGTTACCGCTAACGCTAACATATTTGGGGTGTTTAAAATACAAAATATGGTTACCTACTTGGTAATTGCCTCCATTTTGGTCGTTTCCGGTTTTGGTATTTTCAATATTTTGACAATGATTATTTATGAAAAAATGCCTGACATAGCTATTTTAAAGGCAATTGGTTATAAAGACAAAGACATTAGAAAAATATTTTTAACCGAGTCGCTGGTAATAGGCTTTATTGGTGGAATACTAGGACTTATACTAGGTGGTTTACTACAAAAAATTATTGGTAGTATCAAAATGGATATAAAAGGGTTTATATCTTCAGACCACCTCACCTTTAATTCTTCTCCTTATTTTTTTATTACCGCATTTGTTTTTGGCATCGTTGTAACTGCTGTGGCTGGGTATTTACCAGCCAGAAAAGCTTCTAAAGTAGATGCAATTGATATAATTAGAGGGAAATAA
- a CDS encoding efflux RND transporter periplasmic adaptor subunit has protein sequence MKNLIRIGLVATLLVVIASCKNNTNSTKPIRKSLTQAVYASGKLFPINHYKVYSKLPGYVAHIHVKVGDTVGVNQPLVTIKSEISDYNVNTAKNLLELASKNVSENSPMLTSVKQEVASAKTKYELDSTNYARYSNLFKENAISKQQLDIAKTTFDVSKQTYLKAYSTFLSTKDRLYTEYENAKIQYEAQLSNKGDYIISSTIKGRVYDIAVKEGDLANSQLVLMEVGDNKNFEVELSVDETDIGLVKKNQEIVYLIDAFKNETYKGVVVEAYPRISQGNKTSKVIGSIQLKNDIAAFSGLSVEANIIIERKENALVIPREFIIENNKVKVRGTKDLITITKGAEDLEFVEILSGIDEDTELEKK, from the coding sequence ATGAAAAACTTAATTCGTATTGGACTAGTAGCCACATTGCTTGTTGTTATTGCTTCGTGTAAAAATAACACTAACTCTACTAAACCCATACGCAAAAGCTTAACACAAGCCGTTTATGCTTCCGGAAAGTTATTTCCAATTAATCATTATAAAGTATATAGTAAACTTCCCGGCTATGTGGCACACATACATGTGAAGGTAGGTGATACCGTAGGTGTTAATCAACCTTTGGTTACTATTAAAAGTGAGATAAGTGATTACAACGTAAATACTGCGAAAAACCTACTTGAACTAGCAAGCAAAAACGTAAGTGAAAATTCACCCATGTTAACTTCTGTTAAACAAGAAGTAGCCTCTGCCAAAACAAAATACGAGCTAGACTCAACCAACTATGCTCGTTACTCCAATCTTTTTAAGGAAAATGCAATTAGCAAACAACAGTTAGATATTGCCAAAACAACATTTGATGTTTCTAAACAGACATATTTAAAGGCTTATAGCACTTTTTTAAGTACAAAAGATAGATTATATACAGAATACGAAAATGCAAAAATTCAATACGAAGCTCAACTGAGTAATAAAGGAGATTATATTATTTCCTCTACTATAAAAGGAAGAGTATATGACATTGCAGTAAAGGAGGGCGATTTAGCAAATTCGCAATTGGTGTTGATGGAGGTTGGCGACAATAAAAATTTTGAAGTTGAGCTTAGTGTAGATGAAACAGACATCGGTCTTGTAAAGAAGAATCAAGAAATTGTGTATTTGATAGATGCCTTTAAAAATGAGACATACAAAGGCGTTGTTGTTGAAGCGTATCCACGAATAAGTCAAGGTAATAAAACATCTAAAGTTATAGGCTCCATCCAATTAAAGAACGATATTGCTGCATTCTCCGGACTATCCGTAGAGGCAAATATTATTATTGAACGAAAAGAAAATGCACTTGTTATTCCCCGCGAATTTATTATTGAAAACAATAAAGTAAAAGTAAGGGGCACTAAGGATTTAATAACAATTACAAAAGGTGCGGAAGACTTGGAATTTGTTGAGATTCTATCTGGTATTGATGAAGATACAGAGTTGGAGAAAAAATGA
- a CDS encoding efflux RND transporter permease subunit, giving the protein MKDIIKEFKPSSWSIDNKTAIYVLTIIITLAGLMAYNNLPKENFPEIVIPKIFVSTIYPGTSPANMENLVTKPIEKQVKSIAGVKKITSNSYQDYSNVIVEFNTDVDIPIAKQKVKDAIDKAKADLPTDLPQEPNVIDINLSELPIMYVNVSGDFDLNKLKNYSEQIKDQIESMKEITRVDMIGALDREIQINLDMYKIQAAKISIGDVERAIGYGNLTISGGTVKMDGMRRTINIKKEFKSVEEIQNIIIRSPVGSPIYLKEIADVKDAFEEQASYARLGGKNVITLSVVKRAGENLIDASDKIRVLIKEMQSDKLPKDLTVVITGDQSDQTRITLHDLINTIIIGFILVTIILMFFMGATNAIFVALSVPLSMFLAFLFMPSIGFTMNMIVLFGLLLALGIVVDDAIVVIENTHRIFDNGKKNIKEAAKMAAGEVFLPVLSGTLTTLAPFVPLAFWDGVIGEFMFYLPITLIITLTASLLVAYIINPVFAVSFMKPHDESHTKNNGFTRGNKVVSIIFIALAVLFYLSGNFGMGNFLLFCLGVYLLNKYVLVKWVASFQNKVWPKFVTGYTKFLNWSLNRPWRMVFYTIGLFFLSLFIFVVSKPKVVFFPQSDPNFVYVYLSLPVGTDQAYTNDVLKEVEKRVNSVVYPNGQPNAVVSSIIANVTIGVTDPQDEDQGQYANRGKIAVAFVPFGERKGVSTAQYLTKIRDAVKGIPGAEITVAPEQAGPPVPKPINIEITGDNLEDLVETSTELKTYLDKLQIDGVEELKSDFQNNKPEIVFDINRERANREGISMGQVGMEIRKAVFGLDKASKFRDDEDEYPIQVRYKEEQRNNIEQIKNMKITFQDFAMQGMLRQVPLSSFADIRYENTYGGIKRKNQKRIISLSSNVLSDYNPNEVVAAIQKNISSFKAKEGVTIQMTGEQEEQKETASFLGTAMLVSLGLILIILVTQFNSVSKPIIILAEIFFSIIGVFLGIGITGMEMSIVMTGVGIIALAGIVVRNGILLVEFTDLMLEQGMSVRDALVEAGRTRMTPVILTASATILGLIPLAVGLNIDFVTIFTEFNPHIYFGGDNVAFWGPLSWTMIFGLSFATFLTLILVPVMYLISYNLKQKLVSKFN; this is encoded by the coding sequence ATGAAAGATATTATAAAAGAGTTTAAGCCGTCTAGCTGGTCGATTGATAACAAAACGGCTATATACGTACTTACAATAATTATTACCCTTGCGGGATTAATGGCGTATAATAATTTACCGAAAGAAAATTTTCCGGAAATTGTTATTCCTAAAATATTTGTAAGTACTATTTATCCCGGTACATCTCCTGCTAATATGGAGAACTTGGTTACTAAACCTATTGAAAAGCAAGTAAAGTCTATTGCAGGTGTAAAGAAAATCACAAGTAATTCTTACCAAGATTATTCGAATGTAATAGTTGAATTTAACACCGATGTTGATATTCCAATTGCGAAACAGAAAGTAAAAGATGCGATAGATAAAGCAAAAGCCGATTTGCCAACCGATTTGCCACAAGAGCCAAATGTGATTGACATTAATCTTTCCGAATTGCCAATTATGTACGTAAACGTTTCGGGCGATTTTGATTTGAATAAACTAAAAAATTATTCCGAACAAATTAAAGACCAAATCGAATCAATGAAAGAAATTACTCGTGTTGATATGATTGGAGCGCTAGATAGAGAGATTCAGATAAATTTGGATATGTACAAAATTCAAGCTGCAAAAATTTCTATTGGCGATGTTGAAAGAGCTATCGGCTACGGCAATCTTACCATTTCAGGAGGTACAGTAAAGATGGATGGAATGCGAAGAACCATTAACATAAAAAAGGAATTTAAAAGTGTTGAAGAAATTCAAAATATAATTATACGTTCTCCGGTTGGATCTCCAATTTACCTAAAAGAAATAGCGGATGTTAAAGATGCATTTGAGGAGCAAGCCAGTTATGCACGATTGGGAGGAAAAAATGTAATTACGCTGAGCGTAGTAAAAAGAGCGGGAGAGAATTTGATAGATGCCTCAGACAAGATTCGTGTATTGATTAAAGAGATGCAATCTGACAAACTACCGAAAGACCTTACCGTTGTTATTACAGGAGATCAATCGGATCAAACACGCATCACACTTCATGATTTAATTAACACAATTATAATAGGATTTATCTTGGTAACTATAATATTGATGTTCTTCATGGGTGCTACCAACGCTATATTTGTTGCACTATCTGTTCCACTTTCCATGTTTTTAGCATTCTTGTTTATGCCATCAATTGGCTTTACCATGAACATGATTGTATTATTTGGATTATTACTTGCCCTTGGAATTGTAGTTGATGATGCTATTGTTGTTATAGAAAATACCCACCGAATTTTTGATAACGGAAAGAAAAACATAAAAGAAGCTGCGAAAATGGCAGCCGGAGAGGTTTTCCTCCCGGTACTCTCCGGAACCCTCACTACGTTAGCTCCATTTGTACCACTTGCATTTTGGGATGGTGTAATTGGAGAGTTCATGTTTTATCTACCTATTACCCTAATTATAACACTTACAGCATCGTTGCTTGTTGCGTACATAATTAATCCGGTATTTGCAGTATCCTTTATGAAACCTCACGATGAAAGCCATACAAAGAATAATGGTTTTACAAGAGGAAATAAAGTGGTGTCTATTATATTTATTGCACTTGCAGTGCTATTCTACTTAAGTGGAAATTTTGGAATGGGTAATTTCTTACTATTCTGCTTAGGGGTTTATTTACTCAATAAATATGTGCTTGTAAAGTGGGTAGCAAGTTTTCAAAATAAAGTTTGGCCTAAGTTTGTAACCGGATACACAAAATTTTTAAATTGGTCATTGAATAGACCATGGAGAATGGTGTTTTATACCATTGGATTATTTTTTCTTTCGTTATTCATTTTTGTAGTTAGCAAACCTAAAGTTGTATTCTTTCCACAGTCGGATCCAAACTTTGTGTATGTGTATTTGAGCTTACCTGTTGGAACAGACCAAGCCTATACGAATGATGTATTAAAGGAAGTAGAGAAACGCGTAAATTCTGTTGTATATCCAAACGGACAACCAAACGCTGTTGTATCTTCTATAATTGCAAATGTTACTATTGGCGTAACCGATCCTCAAGACGAAGATCAAGGACAATATGCAAACAGAGGGAAAATTGCAGTTGCTTTTGTTCCTTTTGGAGAGCGTAAAGGCGTTTCTACGGCACAATACTTAACTAAAATACGTGATGCTGTAAAAGGTATTCCGGGAGCGGAAATTACAGTTGCTCCGGAACAAGCAGGGCCACCGGTTCCCAAGCCAATTAATATTGAAATTACAGGCGATAATTTAGAAGATCTTGTGGAAACTTCTACTGAACTAAAAACATATTTAGACAAGCTACAAATTGATGGTGTTGAAGAATTAAAGTCGGATTTTCAAAATAACAAACCGGAAATTGTATTTGATATAAACCGTGAACGTGCTAATAGAGAAGGTATTTCGATGGGGCAAGTTGGAATGGAAATAAGAAAAGCCGTTTTCGGATTAGACAAAGCTTCTAAATTTAGAGATGATGAAGATGAATATCCTATTCAGGTTAGATACAAAGAAGAGCAGCGCAATAATATTGAGCAAATTAAAAATATGAAAATTACATTCCAAGATTTTGCTATGCAAGGAATGTTGCGCCAAGTGCCACTTTCATCTTTTGCGGATATACGTTACGAAAACACGTATGGTGGAATTAAACGTAAAAATCAAAAACGAATTATTTCTCTTTCATCAAATGTATTGAGTGATTACAACCCTAACGAAGTTGTTGCTGCAATACAGAAAAACATTAGCTCCTTTAAAGCTAAGGAGGGAGTAACTATCCAAATGACCGGAGAACAAGAAGAGCAAAAAGAAACAGCAAGTTTCTTAGGAACAGCTATGCTCGTATCATTGGGCTTAATCCTAATAATTTTGGTAACACAGTTTAATTCCGTAAGCAAACCTATAATTATTCTAGCAGAAATTTTCTTTAGCATAATCGGAGTATTTTTAGGAATAGGAATTACAGGAATGGAAATGTCTATTGTAATGACAGGTGTTGGTATTATCGCGCTTGCAGGAATTGTTGTTAGAAATGGAATTCTGTTGGTAGAGTTTACAGATTTAATGCTAGAACAAGGAATGAGTGTAAGGGATGCATTGGTTGAAGCTGGCAGAACACGTATGACACCAGTTATACTTACAGCATCTGCTACCATACTAGGATTGATTCCTTTGGCTGTTGGTTTAAATATTGATTTTGTTACCATTTTTACAGAGTTTAATCCGCACATTTATTTTGGTGGAGATAACGTTGCTTTCTGGGGTCCTTTATCATGGACAATGATATTTGGATTAAGTTTTGCAACTTTCTTGACCTTAATTTTGGTACCTGTAATGTATTTAATTTCGTATAATCTTAAACAGAAACTAGTATCTAAATTCAACTAA
- a CDS encoding efflux RND transporter periplasmic adaptor subunit, protein MQKLFVVVLLATGIISCSSPDKKAELEALKKQAIELKSQIEKLESEIASTDTSSISNEKIKTVSVESIKQDTFLNYIEVQGKVDADENVSLSPEMGGSVERIYVKVGDEVSVGQILVELDNKMIVNGIAELKNGLELATIVYEKQKNLWDQKIGTEIQFLSAKNQKESLEKKLATLNEQLEMSRVKSPINGVVDAVDTKIGQIAAPGYPIVRVVNFSNLKVEADVPETYASRVKKGNPVMVIFPDMQDTIKTSVTFSAKVINAVNRTFEVQVNLDNKREYHPNMVSILKIVDYSNNNAIVVPVKVIQHANEGDFVFIEEGNKAKKVLVKTGKMYNGKAEILSGLKASDKLITGGYQDLNEGEPVKVEKAIL, encoded by the coding sequence ATGCAAAAGTTATTCGTTGTTGTGCTACTCGCAACAGGTATTATAAGCTGCTCATCTCCCGATAAAAAGGCAGAGTTGGAGGCATTAAAAAAACAAGCTATTGAGCTAAAATCTCAGATAGAAAAACTAGAATCTGAAATTGCTAGCACAGATACCAGTTCGATATCAAACGAAAAAATTAAAACTGTTAGTGTTGAATCTATTAAGCAAGATACTTTTCTAAACTATATTGAAGTGCAAGGGAAAGTTGATGCCGATGAAAATGTATCCCTAAGTCCTGAAATGGGAGGCTCTGTAGAGCGCATCTATGTTAAGGTTGGAGACGAAGTGTCTGTAGGTCAAATTCTAGTAGAGCTTGATAACAAAATGATTGTAAATGGAATTGCTGAATTAAAAAACGGATTGGAGCTTGCAACTATCGTTTATGAAAAACAAAAAAATCTGTGGGACCAAAAAATTGGAACCGAGATACAGTTTTTATCTGCAAAAAATCAAAAAGAAAGTTTAGAAAAAAAATTGGCGACACTAAATGAACAGCTAGAAATGTCCAGAGTTAAATCGCCTATAAATGGAGTTGTAGATGCGGTTGATACAAAAATAGGACAAATAGCTGCTCCCGGGTACCCTATTGTGCGAGTTGTTAATTTTAGCAATTTAAAAGTAGAAGCAGATGTTCCGGAAACCTACGCTAGCAGAGTAAAGAAGGGAAATCCCGTAATGGTTATTTTTCCTGATATGCAAGACACTATTAAGACAAGCGTTACGTTTAGCGCAAAGGTAATTAATGCAGTAAATAGAACTTTTGAGGTACAAGTAAATTTAGACAACAAAAGAGAGTATCATCCAAACATGGTAAGTATTCTTAAAATAGTTGACTACTCTAATAATAACGCCATCGTAGTTCCGGTAAAAGTTATTCAACATGCAAACGAAGGAGATTTTGTTTTTATTGAAGAGGGCAATAAAGCAAAAAAGGTTCTTGTGAAAACAGGGAAAATGTATAATGGGAAAGCTGAAATTTTATCGGGCTTAAAAGCTTCGGACAAGCTGATAACTGGTGGATACCAAGACTTAAATGAAGGCGAGCCGGTAAAAGTAGAGAAAGCGATACTATAA